One segment of Vicugna pacos unplaced genomic scaffold, VicPac4 scaffold_20, whole genome shotgun sequence DNA contains the following:
- the LOC140693775 gene encoding uncharacterized protein — MRSQCQVVRWLGAPYPSRGSGPKASQLRRPVGLWFLPGVGASDCGSARTSSVAWALLPGLKASGSNAQLLLVESGKGSVTAKRGSVSPLHVSASAPRSIHLWQLGQKKARKLFPLASTSVALESVEAERKSPALRFEGPPATARGAGVFRVAQQGNQVTEGTVLGILVVRDMGTPLNSEEGQRDSSWKQGFQGDTLPRTGGLCPEQTPGRQCGAVGSSSEKGAGEPGDHACKDHPHGMAKELVVPRSPSDEVVRLLMYVWRTRFNDSASLQDNSLKRRTDRAGGDLGFLPGMRWGSQPRSAFSAWMLKDQAHLKF, encoded by the exons atgcgcagtcagtgccaagtggtccgctggttgggagctccatatccgagccggggatcgggcccaaaggcttctcaactacgtcgcccggtaggcctttggttcctgcctggggtcggggcctctgactgtggaagtgcaag gaccagctctgtggcgtgggcgctgctacctgggctgaaagcctccggctctaacgcccagcttctcctggtggagtcgggaaaagggagcgtcactgctaagcgaggttctgtctcccccctccatgtgtctgcctcag ctccccgcagcatccacctgtggcaacttggccaaaagaaggcaagaaagctctttcccctcgccagcaccagcgtggctttggagtcagtggaggctgagagaaagagccccgccctgaggtttgaggggcctccagccacagccagaggagcgggggttttcagagtggcccagcagggaaaccag gtcactgaagggactgtgctgggcatcttggtggtcagggacatgggaacacctctaaactctgaagaaggacagagagactcttcctggaagcaaggattccagggagacaccttgcccagaactgggggactgtgtcctgagcagacccctgggaggcaatgtggggctgtggggtcctcttctgagaagggagcag gagaacctggagaccatgcctgcaaggaccaccctcatgggatggccaaggagctcgtggtacccaggtcaccaagtgacgaagttgtgag gctgcttatgtacgtttggaggaccaggttcaatgactcagcatccctccaggacaatagcctcaagagaagaacagacagagcaggaggagatctggggtttctcccaggaatgag gtggggttcccaaccccgctcagccttctctgcatggatgctgaaggaccaggcccacctgaagttctga